One genomic segment of Hordeum vulgare subsp. vulgare chromosome 2H, MorexV3_pseudomolecules_assembly, whole genome shotgun sequence includes these proteins:
- the LOC123426509 gene encoding uncharacterized protein At3g27210-like, with product MRFRIRKKPASAPPAEADPSCTAALAGTADGGGGGGGRMTIVDSPDRYGTENGGSRDESFFEARPWLDSDSEDDFQSVRGDFTPSRGSTPDHQMQTSFAARISADRPIPSLTEKKQRLLELLQEKQQYDDEHDAATTDAGSETGNSIHAEEHLNPSGKVEKQKKPSKAGCFACSAWKLSFKGCWKKKKEQKGL from the exons ATGAGGTTCAGGATCCGGAAGAAGCCTGCGTCCGCGCCGCCGGCGGAGGCCGACCCTTCTTGCACGGCCGCCCTGGCGGGGACtgcggacggcggcggcggcggcggcggcaggatgacgatcgtcgatagcCCAGATCGCTACGGCACAGAGAATG GAGGAAGCAGAGATGAGTCGTTCTTCGAGGCAAGGCCGTGGTTAGACTCCGACAGTGAAGATGATTTCCAAAGCGTGAGGGGAG ACTTCACTCCTTCAAGAGGTAGCACACCAGATCACCAGATGCAAACATCGTTCGCAGCGAGGATATCTGCGGACAGACCGATTCCTTCACTGACGGAGAAGAAGCAGAGGCTCCTTGAGCTGCTTCAGGAAAAGCAGCAGTACGATGACGAGCATGATGCTGCCACTACCGATGCCGGCAGCGAGACCGGGAACAGCATTCATGCTGAAGAACATCTGAATCCTTCTGGGAAAGTAGAGAAACAAAAGAAGCCATCCAAGGCAGGCTGCTTCGCTTGCTCTGCTTGGAAGCTTAGCTTCAAGGGCtgttggaagaagaagaaagagcagAAGGGTTTGTGA